A window of Diabrotica virgifera virgifera chromosome 9, PGI_DIABVI_V3a contains these coding sequences:
- the LOC126891274 gene encoding uncharacterized protein LOC126891274, with amino-acid sequence MTTVYENQEHSDSVVMPPIFDIYRKPMFDESIRKAEYRTYAPFIKSFNCNDIVEFSINQVDSFFEMSETLLCIKGSLVDKAGSGTITLANNVGAFLFDSCTYSESAREMETVRDPGIVSAVRAMTCYNQEDSKYMVMAGWNNPNNPILNDTSFNIQMPLKHIFNIFNDYPMITCGRQTIRLVRARNDNDCLIITDAATTVKINITNIELRVKHIYPNDEIKLQLMTSIQEDRPIVIPFRKWELHELPTITKGARREVWAVKTSTSVERPRYVLVFFQTGKRNTIKADPTLFDNVSIQSIRLSLNGEYFPNERMQLDFSKTDYNEAYFNYTEFHPRYAHSTQKRPLLDFSAFQHHALFVIDCSKQEESMKASTVDVKLDIEANNGFPDNTKAYCIIIHDCVMEYFPLTEIVKSLT; translated from the coding sequence atgaCGACAGTGTATGAAAATCAAGAACATTCAGACAGCGTAGTAATGCCTCCAATATTCGATATTTATCGTAAGCCAATGTTTGATGAATCGATTCGAAAGGCTGAATACCGAACATATGCACCATTCATTAAATCATTCAACTGCAATGATATTGTTGAATTCAGCATTAATCAAGTTGACTCGTTTTTTGAAATGAGCGAAACCTTGTTATGCATTAAAGGATCACTCGTCGATAAAGCGGGATCTGGAACAATCACGCTAGCAAATAATGTGGGTGCTTTTCTGTTCGATTCGTGTACGTACAGCGAAAGCGCACGGGAGATGGAAACAGTGCGGGATCCTGGTATCGTAAGTGCTGTACGTGCTATGACATGTTACAATCAGGAAGATTCCAAGTATATGGTTATGGCAGGTTGGAATAACCCTAATAATCCCATTCTAAACGATACTTCATTCAACATACAGATGCCTCTTAAGcacatttttaacattttcaacgaTTATCCAATGATTACGTGTGGTCGTCAAACAATAAGACTAGTTCGAGCTCGAAACGACAACGATTGTTTAATTATTACAGATGCAGCTACAACAGTAAAGATTAACATCACCAACATTGAGCTCAGAGTGAAGCACATATATCCCAACGATGAAATTAAACTACAACTAATGACGTCCATTCAAGAAGATCGCCCTATAGTTATTCCGTTTAGAAAGTGGGAATTGCACGAATTGCCTACCATTACCAAAGGTGCTAGACGTGAAGTTTGGGCCGTTAAAACTAGCACATCAGTTGAAAGACCACGTTATGTCCTTGTTTTCTTTCAAACGGGAAAGCGTAACACAATCAAAGCTGATCCTACCTTATTTGATAATGTCAGCATCCAAAGTATTAGATTATCCTTAAATGGAGAATATTTTCCGAACGAGAGAATGCAGTTGGATTTTAGCAAAACTGACTACAACGAGGCCTATTTCAACTATACCGAATTTCATCCCAGGTACGCACATTCCACACAAAAGCGACCTCTACTCGATTTCTCAGCTTTCCAGCATCATGCGTTGTTCGTCATCGATTGTTCGAAACAAGAAGAAAGCATGAAAGCATCCACCGTTGACGTAAAACTCGATATTGAAGCGAATAACGGTTTTCCCGACAACACCAAGGCCTATTGTATTATTATTCACGACTGTGTAATGGAGTACTTCCCTCTCaccgaaattgtaaaaagtctAACTTAG